A window of the Canis lupus baileyi chromosome 1, mCanLup2.hap1, whole genome shotgun sequence genome harbors these coding sequences:
- the FBP1 gene encoding fructose-1,6-bisphosphatase 1 isoform X2: MTDQAAFDTDIVTLTRFVMEEGRKARGTGEMTQLLNSLCTAVKAISTAVRKAGIAHLYGIAGSTNVTGDQVKKLDVLSNDLVVNVLKSSFATCVLVSEEDKHAIIVEPEKRGKYVVCFDPLDGSSNIDCLASIGTIFGIYKKNSTDEPSEKDALQPGRNLVAAGYALYGSATMLVLAMVNGVNCFMLDPAIGEFILVDRDVKIKKKGNIYSLNEGYAREFEPAVTEYIQRKKFPPDNTAPYGARYVGSMVADVHRTLVYGGIFLYPANKKSPKGKLRLLYECNPMAYIMEKAGGLATTGKEAILDIVPTDIHQRAPVILGSPEDVKEFLDIYKKHAAK; this comes from the exons ATGACCGACCAGGCGGCCTTCGACACGGATATCGTCACCCTGACCCGCTTCGTcatggaggagggcaggaaggccCGCGGCACCGGAGAGATGACCCAGCTGCTCAACTCGCTCTGCACCGCCGTCAAAGCCATTTCCACGGCCGTGCGCAAGGCGGGCATTGCGCACCT CTATGGGATTGCTGGCTCTACCAATGTGACTGGTGATCAAGTGAAGAAGCTGGATGTCCTCTCCAATGACCTGGTTGTTAACGTGTTAAAGTCATCCTTTGCCACCTGTGTTCTTGTGTCAGAAGAAGATAAGCACGCAATCATAGTAGAGCCCGAGAAAAGG GGTAAATATGTGGTCTGTTTTGATCCCCTTGATGGATCTTCCAATATTGACTGCCTTGCATCCATTGGAACAATTTTTGGCATCTACAAAAAG AATTCAACTGATGAGCCTTCTGAGAAGGATGCTTTGCAGCCAGGCAGGAACCTGGTAGCTGCTGGCTATGCCCTGTACGGCAGTGCCACCATGTTGGTCCTGGCTATGGTGAATGGCGTCAACTGCTTCATGCTGGACCCG GCCATTGGAGAGTTCATTTTGGTGGACAGGGATGTGAAAATCAAGAAGAAAGGGAACATCTACAGCCTCAACGAGGGCTATGCCAGGGAGTTCGAGCCCGCCGTCACCGAGTACATCCAGAGGAAGAAGTTCCCCCCG GATAACACAGCCCCTTATGGGGCCAGGTACGTGGGCTCCATGGTGGCTGATGTCCACCGCACCCTGGTCTATGGAGGGATCTTCCTGTACCCAGCAAACAAGAAGAGCCCCAAGGGAAAG TTGAGACTCCTATATGAATGTAACCCAATGGCCTACATCATGGAGAAGGCAGGAGGATTGGCTACCACTGGAAAGGAAGCCATCCTAGACATCGTTCCCACTGACATCCACCAGAGGGCACCAGTGATCTTGGGGTCACCTGAAGATGTGAAGGAGTTCCTGGACATCTATAAGAAGCATGCTGCCAAATGA
- the FBP1 gene encoding fructose-1,6-bisphosphatase 1 isoform X1: MSGSYGIAGSTNVTGDQVKKLDVLSNDLVVNVLKSSFATCVLVSEEDKHAIIVEPEKRGKYVVCFDPLDGSSNIDCLASIGTIFGIYKKNSTDEPSEKDALQPGRNLVAAGYALYGSATMLVLAMVNGVNCFMLDPAIGEFILVDRDVKIKKKGNIYSLNEGYAREFEPAVTEYIQRKKFPPDNTAPYGARYVGSMVADVHRTLVYGGIFLYPANKKSPKGKLRLLYECNPMAYIMEKAGGLATTGKEAILDIVPTDIHQRAPVILGSPEDVKEFLDIYKKHAAK, encoded by the exons ATGTCTGGCAG CTATGGGATTGCTGGCTCTACCAATGTGACTGGTGATCAAGTGAAGAAGCTGGATGTCCTCTCCAATGACCTGGTTGTTAACGTGTTAAAGTCATCCTTTGCCACCTGTGTTCTTGTGTCAGAAGAAGATAAGCACGCAATCATAGTAGAGCCCGAGAAAAGG GGTAAATATGTGGTCTGTTTTGATCCCCTTGATGGATCTTCCAATATTGACTGCCTTGCATCCATTGGAACAATTTTTGGCATCTACAAAAAG AATTCAACTGATGAGCCTTCTGAGAAGGATGCTTTGCAGCCAGGCAGGAACCTGGTAGCTGCTGGCTATGCCCTGTACGGCAGTGCCACCATGTTGGTCCTGGCTATGGTGAATGGCGTCAACTGCTTCATGCTGGACCCG GCCATTGGAGAGTTCATTTTGGTGGACAGGGATGTGAAAATCAAGAAGAAAGGGAACATCTACAGCCTCAACGAGGGCTATGCCAGGGAGTTCGAGCCCGCCGTCACCGAGTACATCCAGAGGAAGAAGTTCCCCCCG GATAACACAGCCCCTTATGGGGCCAGGTACGTGGGCTCCATGGTGGCTGATGTCCACCGCACCCTGGTCTATGGAGGGATCTTCCTGTACCCAGCAAACAAGAAGAGCCCCAAGGGAAAG TTGAGACTCCTATATGAATGTAACCCAATGGCCTACATCATGGAGAAGGCAGGAGGATTGGCTACCACTGGAAAGGAAGCCATCCTAGACATCGTTCCCACTGACATCCACCAGAGGGCACCAGTGATCTTGGGGTCACCTGAAGATGTGAAGGAGTTCCTGGACATCTATAAGAAGCATGCTGCCAAATGA